In one Methanobacterium sp. genomic region, the following are encoded:
- a CDS encoding ABC transporter ATP-binding protein — protein MSVIEINNLTKYYGKVRALNGIDMQVERGEVFGFIGPNGAGKSTTLRIMMGMLQKDSGRVNILGKDPWYDAVELHRHLSYVPGEVNLWPTLTGGEVIDLLGRLRGGFQEEHREELIEMFKLDPTKKCGAYSTGNKQKVALISSLVSDVELYIFDEPTLGLDPLMEGLFRQYVRKLKKEGKTILLSSHILSEVEALCDRVSIIREGQIIETGTFEELRHLTRTSITVDTHKPIIGLENLEGIHNLTLKGNHAQFSVNAEKIDSVLKYLTQFGVISLLSAPPTLEELFIRYYGMEYTETYEG, from the coding sequence ATGTCTGTAATTGAAATAAATAATCTAACCAAATATTATGGAAAAGTTAGGGCCTTAAATGGTATAGATATGCAAGTAGAGCGAGGGGAAGTTTTTGGTTTTATTGGCCCTAATGGGGCAGGTAAATCCACCACACTACGTATTATGATGGGCATGCTCCAAAAAGATAGTGGACGCGTAAATATTCTAGGTAAAGACCCGTGGTATGATGCGGTAGAATTACACAGACATCTGTCCTATGTTCCAGGTGAAGTAAATCTATGGCCCACCCTCACAGGAGGGGAAGTAATTGATCTTTTAGGAAGACTCAGAGGAGGTTTCCAGGAAGAACACCGAGAAGAACTCATAGAAATGTTTAAACTTGATCCTACCAAGAAGTGTGGCGCTTATTCCACAGGCAACAAGCAGAAAGTTGCATTAATATCTTCATTGGTCTCTGATGTTGAATTGTACATTTTTGACGAACCTACCCTTGGATTGGATCCTTTAATGGAAGGTTTGTTTCGCCAGTATGTAAGAAAACTTAAAAAAGAGGGTAAAACTATTTTACTATCCAGCCACATATTGTCCGAGGTGGAAGCCCTCTGTGATAGAGTTAGCATTATCAGGGAAGGTCAGATCATCGAAACCGGCACTTTTGAAGAATTAAGGCATCTCACCCGCACATCTATCACAGTAGATACTCATAAGCCCATTATTGGCCTGGAAAATCTGGAAGGAATACATAATCTTACTCTAAAAGGTAATCATGCGCAGTTCAGTGTAAATGCTGAGAAAATTGATTCAGTGCTGAAATATCTGACACAATTCGGTGTGATTTCACTTTTAAGCGCTCCTCCCACTCTTGAAGAGCTCTTCATACGTTATTATGGTATGGAATACACTGAAACATATGAGGGGTGA